Proteins from one Chlorogloeopsis sp. ULAP01 genomic window:
- a CDS encoding transposase family protein encodes MSAARLHEHFAELTDPRRREVTHPLINIVTIGICAVIAGADDFVAIAKWGRTKQDWL; translated from the coding sequence ATGTCCGCCGCCCGTCTGCACGAACACTTTGCCGAACTCACCGATCCCCGCCGCCGCGAGGTCACTCATCCCCTCATCAACATTGTCACGATCGGCATCTGCGCCGTGATTGCCGGTGCCGACGATTTCGTGGCCATCGCCAAGTGGGGACGCACCAAACAGGACTGGCTGG